Proteins co-encoded in one Arachis stenosperma cultivar V10309 chromosome 7, arast.V10309.gnm1.PFL2, whole genome shotgun sequence genomic window:
- the LOC130940948 gene encoding 1-aminocyclopropane-1-carboxylate oxidase homolog 1-like isoform X1 — protein MVEGEVEGRVKMINNSDDRMSELKAFDDTKSGVKGLVDGGVTKIPALFQHPLDKFPNASKTEHTMIPVIDLEGVAKDPITRQQVVSRIKEASETWGFFQVLNHGIPESVLEEMKEGIRRFFEQDIEVKKQVYTRDDMKPFVYNSNFDLYSSPALNWRDSFSCQLAPEPPKPQDLPEVCRDILLEYGTNVTKLGITLFELFSESLNLHSNYLRDMELGITEQIRCAGHYYPPCPEPELAIGTTKHSDASFLTVLLQDHIGGLQILHNDKWIDVRPVPGTLVVNIGDLLQLITNDRFKSVQHRVLANLIGPRVSFACFMGSSVKPSSKLFGPIKELLSEDSPPKYKETTAAEYVAYFCAKGLGIPVLEHFRI, from the exons ATGGTGGAGGGTGAAGTTGAAGGTAGAGTGAAGATGATCAATAATTCCGATGATAGGATGAGTGAGCTGAAGGCATTTGATGACACAAAAAGTGGTGTCAAGGGTCTTGTTGATGGAGGTGTTACAAAGATTCCAGCCTTATTTCAGCATCCACTTGATAAATTCCCAAACGCCTCCAAAACAGAACACACCATGATTCCCGTCATAGATCTTGAAGGTGTTGCCAAAGATCCAATCACTCGCCAACAAGTTGTTTCAAGAATAAAGGAGGCATCTGAGACATGGGGTTTCTTCCAAGTGCTGAATCATGGCATCCCTGAGAGTGTTCTTGAGGAGATGAAGGAGGGGATTAGAAGGTTCTTTGAACAAGATATTGAAGTGAAGAAACAGGTATATACTCGTGACGATATGAAGCCATTTGTCTATAATAGTAATTTTGATCTTTATAGTTCACCAGCACTCAATTGGAGAGATAGTTTTTCATGTCAACTAGCTCCTGAACCTCCCAAACCTCAAGACTTGCCAGAAGTATGCAG ggATATACTTCTAGAGTATGGGACTAATGTTACGAAATTGGGGATCACACTCTTTGAATTATTCTCAGAATCTCTTAATCTGCATTCAAACTATTTAAGAGACATGGAATTGGGTATTACCGAACAAATTCGTTGTGCTGGCCATTATTATCCTCCATGTCCTGAACCAGAACTAGCAATTGGAACCACCAAGCATTCTGATGCTTCTTTTCTTACTGTGCTTCTCCAAGACCATATTGGTGGCCTCCAAATTCTTCATAATGACAAATGGATCGATGTACGCCCTGTACCCGGAACTTTAGTTGTTAATATTGGTGACCTTCTACAG CTAATAACGAATGACAGATTCAAGAGCGTTCAACATAGAGTGCTGGCGAATCTCATTGGTCCAAGAGTATCCTTTGCATGTTTTATGGGCTCTAGTGTGAAACCATCTTCGAAGCTCTTTGGTCCTATAAAAGAATTGTTATCTGAAGACAGTCCTCCAAAATATAAAGAAACAACAGCTGCAGAGTATGTAGCATACTTTTGTGCCAAAGGTCTTGGAATCCCTGTTCTTGAACACTTCAGGATTTAA